A window from Littorina saxatilis isolate snail1 linkage group LG9, US_GU_Lsax_2.0, whole genome shotgun sequence encodes these proteins:
- the LOC138977002 gene encoding uncharacterized protein, with amino-acid sequence MSVVTEPTTPSSHPSHYPSLSSTPNPHRRLYNHQVNNISISDQPLMLLPKAKVHNDNDDLLRRRMFTVVPDNGLEHLQISAISGSSGWIGEDGRWGGLGGGGGGGGMVGGYGKRPLTAYDYNARTKRKEIKESRSGISESEAESEATRPATSHPLLTRRGKMALLRHRTKRHISSSDRSASVESGLDTPSLADKNSHDVIASDVFDEVSRYNSSEFVAPEHGRHRSSSNSRGVFAAYINNKFQTHDESGNNSSRIVLSSARDSISNQDDVDTLLTSEPHIHDVRTFPDHLDSFADVADAIIGHLRKKKKSDNDESDDVFDDRWHSGHEDGDDCPFCEEFSRATKRRMDRVFGGTESFLGWIFSKWGKVSTETGSSPSGAR; translated from the exons ATGTCTGTCGTCACCGAACCCACCACCCCGAGCTCCCACCCCTCTCactacccctctctctcatccacccccaacccccaccgaCGCCTGTACAACCACCAAgtcaacaacatctccatcagCGACCAGCCACTCATGCTGCTGCCCAAGGCCAAAGTccacaacgacaacgacgacctCCTACGCCGTCGCATGTTCACCGTCGTCCCCGACAACGGTCTGGAACATCTGCAGATCTCTGCCATCAGCGGCTCCTCTGGATGGATCGGGGAGGATGGAAGATGGGGAGGattgggaggaggaggaggaggaggaggaatggTGGGAGGATACGGGAAGAGACCGCTAACGGCGTACGACTACAACGCTCGCACGAAGCGAAAAGAGATCAAGGAGTCTCGATCTGGGATAAGCGAGTCTGAGGCTGAGTCGGAAG CCACCAGACCAGCCACCAGCCACCCTCTCCTTACACGACGCGGCAAGATGGCACTGTTACGTCATCGCACCAAACGTCACATCAGCTCCAGCGACAGAAGCGCGTCAGTCGAGAGCGGGCTCGACACTCCGTCCCTCGCCGACAAAAACTCGCATGACGTCATCGCTTCTGACGTATTTGATGAAGTGTCACGCTACAACTCCAGCGAGTTCGTTGCTCCTGAACACGGACGCCACCGCTCAAGCAGCAACAGTCGCGGGGTTTTCGCAGCATACATCAACAACAAATTCCAAACCCACGACGAATCGGGCAACAATTCTTCCAGAATAGTTCTATCAAGCGCCAGAGACAGCATTAGTAACCAAGACGACGTAGACACCCTCCTGACGTCAGAACCACACATTCATGACGTCAGAACGTTTCCGGACCACCTGGATTCTTTCGCTGACGTGGCTGACGCCATCATCGGACATctgagaaagaagaaaaagagcgATAACGATGAAAGTGACGATGTGTTCGATGACAGATGGCATTCGGGTCACGAGGACGGAGACGATTGTCCGTTCTGCGAGGAGTTCTCACGTGCAACGAAGCGAAGAATGGATCGTGTGTTCGGCGGAACGGAATCCTTCTTGGGCTGGATCTTCTCCAAGTGGGGCAAGGTGAGTACTGAAACTGGATCTTCTCCAAGTGGGGCAAGGTGA